A genome region from Cucumis sativus cultivar 9930 chromosome 4, Cucumber_9930_V3, whole genome shotgun sequence includes the following:
- the LOC101208316 gene encoding WD repeat-containing protein 44, with protein sequence MMNKSVDEDEEEECFYESLDRIASSGSCSTSNSDDDRDSIVNSPNYDSEHPFPIPKFPMAVSNYDIWISEPASVLERRSRLLREMGLSGDPSLSRANTALELDHKEKGVGDFGRSVSSDYLTSQQQQPPAIIRSKSDGSADCNRNMSSSQASGSDTNNQCNYSSSISSPSILSFHSVNETTTSFANNRNRVVVKSRSCKSDGAPSVSFAASQHKPPSGKNCRWADESRSDSLVVNANSDPDPSLMSQNGVNRREVSGDSVCSTSGKVNEEACTIKDLDNGKEFVVNEITEDGMWNKLKEVGTGRQLTMEEFEMCVGHSPIVQELMRRQNVEDGCNDNNDLNANGDTGSSSKLKKKGGWFKSIKSVASTVKGQKERRSSDERDTSSEKGGRRSSSATDDSQDVSFHGPERVRVRQYGKSSKELSALYKSQEIQAHSGSIWTIKFSLDGKYLASAGEDRIIHVWQVVESEKKGDLLMEKPEDGNLSFLFAANESPEPTSLSPNVDSHHEKKRRGRSSISRKSVSLEHVIVPDTVFGLSEKPICSFQGHLDVVLDLSWSKSQHLLSSSMDKTVRLWHLSNNSCLKIFSHSDYVTCIQFNPIDDRYFISGSLDAKVRIWSIPDHQVVDWSDLHEMVTAACYTPDGKGALVGSYKGSCRLYSTSENKMQQKSEINLQNKKKKSSHKKITGFQFAPGSSSEVLITSADSRIRVVDGVDLVQRFKGFRNTNSQISACLSSNGRYVISASEDSHVYVWKHEADSRPSRSKGVTVVRSYEHFHCQDVSVAIPWPGMGDTWGLNDDYCGDDNVIENHIDEVSSANHPPSPVEAENGSEDSVLASGCTNSPLHGTLSSATNSYFFDRISATWPEEKLILNTRNNRSPHSSMDIASGMFQGSSAWGMVIVTAGLRGEIRTFQNFGFPVKI encoded by the exons ATGATGAACAAATCCGTGGacgaagacgaagaagaagagtgtTTCTACGAGTCCCTTGATCGCATTGCTTCCTCAGGTTCATGTTCCACTTCCAATTCCGATGATGATAGAGATTCAATCGTCAACTCCCCTAATTATGATTCTGAACACCCTTTTCCGATACCCAAATTCCCAATGGCTGTTTCCAACTATGATATTTGGATCTCTGAGCCGGCTTCTGTGTTGGAACGCCGTAGTCGTCTTCTTCGAGAAATGGGTCTTAGCGGCGACCCTTCTCTTTCACGGGCTAATACCGCCTTGGAGTTGGATCATAAAGAAAAGGGTGTTGGTGATTTTGGTCGATCGGTGTCGTCGGATTATTTGACTAGTCAACAACAGCAGCCCCCTGCAATCATCCGCTCCAAATCGGATGGTTCTGCAGATTGTAACAGGAACATGAGCTCTTCACAAGCTTCCGGCAGTGATACTAATAACCAGTGTAATTATTCGTCGTCCATTAGTTCtccttcaattctttcatttcattcgGTCAATGAGACCACTACTTCATTTGCAAATAACCGTAATCGTGTAGTTGTTAAGTCCCGAAGCTGTAAGAGTGATGGAGCACCGTCGGTTTCTTTCGCTGCTTCACAGCATAAGCCGCCTTCTGGAAAAAATTGCAGATGGGCGGATGAGAGTCGAAGTGATTCTTTGGTTGTGAACGCCAATTCGGATCCTGATCCATCGTTGATGTCCCAGAATGGTGTGAATAGACGAGAGGTTAGCGGGGATTCGGTTTGTTCTACTAGTGGAAAGGTCAATGAGGAAGCCTGCACTATCAAAGATCTTGACAATGGGAAAGAGTTTGTTGTGAACGAGATTACTGAAGATGGTATGTGGAACAAGCTCAAGGAAGTTGGGACTGGGAGACAGTTGACCATGGAGGAGTTTGAGATGTGTGTTGGACATTCACCTATTGTTCAAGAACTGATGCGGCGACAGAATGTGGAAGATGGCTGTAATGATAATAACGATTTAAATGCAAATGGGGATACCGGTAGCAGTTcgaaattgaaaaagaaaggaggCTGGTTTAAGAGCATAAAGAGTGTTGCTAGCACGGTGAAGGGTCAAAAGGAGAGACGTAGCAGTGATGAGAGGGATACTTCATCTGAGAAAGGTGGACGGAGGTCAAGCTCTGCAACAGATGATAGTCAAGATGTTTCCTTTCATGGACCAGAGAGAGTTAGAGTTCGGCAGTATGGAAAATCAAGTAAAGAACTGTCTGCACTCTACAAGAGCCAAGAGATACAGGCCCACAGTGGGTCAATATGGACCATTAAGTTTAGTTTGGATGGGAAGTACCTTGCAAGTGCAGGAGAGGACCGTATCATTCATGTTTGGCAGGTCGTTGAGTCGGAGAAAAAGGGTGATCTACTGATGGAGAAACCTGAAGATGGGAACTTGAGTTTCTTATTTGCAGCTAATGAGTCACCGGAGCCCACTTCATTATCTCCAAATGTGGATAGCCATcatgagaaaaagagaagagggaGATCTTCTATTAGCCGGAAATCAGTGAGCTTGGAACATGTGATAGTGCCGGACACTGTATTTGGGCTTTCAGAGAAACCTATCTGTTCATTCCAGGGGCATCTTGATGTTGTGCTTGACCTATCTTGGTCTAAATCTCAG CACTTGCTCTCGTCTTCAATGGATAAAACTGTGCGGCTCTGGCACTTGTCAAACAATTCCTGTTTGAAAATCTTTTCGCACAGTGATTATG TAACTTGCATCCAGTTTAATCCTATTGACGATAGATACTTCATTAGTGGATCGTTAGATGCGAAAGTTCGTATATGGAGTATCCCAGATCATCAAGTTGTTGACTGGAGTGACTTGCATGAGATGGTGACTGCTGCTTGCTATACACCTGATGGCAAG GGTGCATTGGTTGGTTCTTACAAGGGAAGCTGCCGATTGTACAGTACTTCGG AGAACAAGATGCAGCAAAAAAGTGAGATAAATCTgcaaaacaagaagaaaaaatctaGTCACAAGAAAATAACTGGGTTCCAG TTTGCTCCAGGAAGTTCTTCAGAAGTGCTCATTACATCTGCAGATTCACGCATCCGAGTGGTTGATGGTGTTGATCTGGTCCAGAGATTTAAAG GGTTCCGAAATACAAACAGCCAAATCTCTGCCTGCCTTTCCTCGAATGGCAGGTACGTGATATCAGCCAGTGAGGATTCTCATGTGTACGTATGGAAGCATGAAGCAGATTCTCGACCTAGTAGGAGTAAAGGTGTGACAGTCGTTCGATCATACGAGCATTTCCACTGTCAGGATGTCTCTGTGGCTATTCCTTGGCCTGGTATGGGCGATACATGGGGACTTAACGACGATTATTGTGGAGATGACAATGTGATTGAAAACCATATTGATGAAGTCTCCTCCGCTAACCATCCCCCTTCACCTGTGGAGGCCGAAAATGGCAGTGAGGATTCAGTATTGGCATCTGGTTGCACCAACAGCCCTCTTCATGGAACTCTTTCAAGTGCAACAAACAGCTACTTCTTTGACAGAATCTCAGCAACATGGCCAGAGGAAAAGCTCATTCTGAACACTCGGAATAACCGTAGCCCTCATTCCAGCATGGACATTGCCAGCGGAATGTTTCAAGGATCATCAGCATGGGGTATGGTGATCGTTACTGCAGGTCTTCGAGGTGAAATCAGAACgttccaaaattttggatttccAGTTAAGATTTAA
- the LOC101208795 gene encoding uncharacterized protein LOC101208795, with the protein MASKLILIIVFVLDIIAFGLAVAAEQRRSTANVVQDKEKEYNYCVYDSDISTGYGVGAFLLLMASQTLIMAASRCFCCGKSLSPGGSRAWAVILFIICWVFFFIAEVCLFAGSVRNAYHTKYRTMFGDNPPSCQTLRKGVFGAGAAFIFLNAIVSELYYVFYSKARESFLPYGGETGVGMGTYK; encoded by the exons ATGGCTTCCAAATTGATTCtgattatagtttttgttcttgatATCATTGCTTTTGGCCTGGCTGTTGCCGCTGAGCAAAGAAGAAGCACT GCTAACGTCGTGCaagataaagaaaaggaatacAACTATTGTGTGTATGATTCTGACATCTCGACAGGCTATGGAGTTGGTGCTTTTCTACTTCTCATGGCCAGCCAGACCCTCATAATGGCAGCTAGCCGATGCTTTTGCTGTGGAAAGTCGTTAAGTCCTGGAGGTTCAAGGGCATGGGCTGTTATCCTATTCATAATCTGCTG GGTGTTTTTCTTCATTGCCGAAGTTTGCTTGTTTGCGGGTTCAGTAAGGAACGCATACCACACCAAATACCGAACCATGTTCGGTGACAATCCTCCATCATGCCAAACTTTGAGGAAGGGAGTTTTCGGCGCTGGTGCAGCATTCATTTTCCTCAATGCGATTGTATCAGAACTCTACTATGTATTCTACTCGAAGGCGAGAGAAAGCTTTCTTCCATACGGCGGAGAAACTGGCGTCGGCATGGGAACCTACAAATGA